The DNA segment GCCGGCGTTGGCGCAAAGCGCCTTCACGTTCCAATTGCGCCTGCGCCTGCACGGTGAAACGCGCCCACGGAATGGCTTCAAGCCGTGCCTTGGGAATCGCCTTCCCGGTCAATTCACACACACCATAAGTGTTTCGCTCGATCCGTTTCAAGGCTTCTTCAATCTCGTAAAGCGCGTCTTGATCGGCAGACAACAAACTAAGCGCGAAATCGCGGTCAAAATTGTCCGTTCCGGAATCGGCCATGTGCAGGCCGTATCCCGCGATTTCCTCGGCGGATTCTTTCGCCAATCCCGACATTTGCCGGACCAATTGGGCGCGCAACTCTTGCAGGTGGAGATAATACTTTTGCCACTCGGGCTTCACGCGTTTGGGCTTAAGCTCATTGGCGCCCGATTTCCCGCCCACGGGGCGACCGAGGATCGCTGCTGCCGAGGCTGGCGCATGTGAGGTCACTCGTCCCGTTTTCTTGGTTGCTTTCTTCTTTGCAGTCACGCGTCTATTTTTCGATAATTCTAGCCTGATTTTTCACTCCTCGGAGCCCATTGTTTCCTACGAGGGGCGCGACTCTATCAGATGAACGAAAATAATCCATAAAAAAGTTCGGTAAAAACGCTTCGGAATTGACGACCGATTTTCAAAGTAACGCCTGGTCGCTCTTGACTTGACCCCAGCTTTCCTCAACATCGTTTCGTGGCTTTATTCACAATCCAAAGTGATTTCCGTTACGAGGTCGTTCGGAAGATTTTCGAGGGCGGCATGGGGGTGGTGTACGAAGCCGAACAACGCGGCGCGCGCGACTTTGTTAAACGGGTGGCCATTAAAATCATCCGCCCCAATTACGCCAGCCAGAAAATGTTCATTGAGAACTTCATTGGCGAAGCCAAACTGGTCGCCGACCTCATCCACACCAACATCGTCCAAACCTATCACCTCGGGGAAACCAACAACGCCTGTTTCATTGCGATGGAGCTTATTCGCGGGGTGAACCTGGAGCAATTCGGCCAACAGCTCGCGGAGAAGCGTCGCCAACTGCCGTTGGAGCTGGCGGTATTCATCACCAGTC comes from the Verrucomicrobiia bacterium genome and includes:
- a CDS encoding TraR/DksA family transcriptional regulator produces the protein MTAKKKATKKTGRVTSHAPASAAAILGRPVGGKSGANELKPKRVKPEWQKYYLHLQELRAQLVRQMSGLAKESAEEIAGYGLHMADSGTDNFDRDFALSLLSADQDALYEIEEALKRIERNTYGVCELTGKAIPKARLEAIPWARFTVQAQAQLEREGALRQRRLGQLGTVDAAATAELEDDNDDAPDEKPAKEKEE